The following proteins come from a genomic window of Trifolium pratense cultivar HEN17-A07 linkage group LG4, ARS_RC_1.1, whole genome shotgun sequence:
- the LOC123922572 gene encoding uncharacterized protein LOC123922572, whose translation MSNSPITSPTKNNDEPPLTPPIDPLSQQITIAYPLQTVFPEESTVPVDFNSSLVADSPERNVGPDNTPNKTVPNSTDPNTLIIHPVSDNVIDNTPDADHLSNAAANDNPGDSHQVVIDVDNFNSSGVRQPPASMSRRLRSSASKEKDVSGTPAKTPQKKATVVGPKKQWSKVIGPSESKKKSLKRKVVSSSDSDFEDDAAAPIAASSQKAAKKKKTVEDIPPVPIDNISFHRVENAERWKIVVNRRLALERNLHEDFLECQEIMDLINKAGLLKTVTGLGNCYEKLTREFLVNVTADCGNPLSSEYLKVFVRGRCVDFSPAIINQSLGRSTDPSPELEVSMKKICSILTGGGMKTWPRTGKLPAAKLTAKYALLNKIAASNWVPTTHSNSVATGLAKFIYAVGTGTCYDYGTHIFHATILHGSSTAVKMPIAFPTLICSIILSQHPDICTNSDVPVSRPSALTMDFRLLEGKHVADIAVASLKTPAVGMTKRQMIANLREVSNMLGEKKELVDGVIQALELEQSQANEDGVGPSHGASHDDDLAGGDTVEEEMASDESPSI comes from the coding sequence ATGTCAAACTCTCCAATCACTTCGCCGACCAAGAACAACGACGAACCACCACTAACACCCCCAATCGACCCACTCTCGCAACAAATCACCATTGCTTATCCCTTACAAACCGTGTTTCCAGAAGAATCGACAGTGCCTGTTGATTTTAATAGCTCTTTGGTGGCTGATTCTCCTGAGAGGAATGTTGGTCCTGACAACACTCCTAACAAGACTGTCCCTAATTCTACTGATCCTAATACTCTTATTATCCATCCTGTGTCTGATAATGTGATTGATAATACTCCTGATGCTGATCATTTGTCTAATGCTGCTGCTAATGATAATCCTGGTGATAGTCATCAAGTTGTAATTGATGTTGACAACTTCAATTCTAGTGGTGTAAGACAACCTCCTGCCTCTATGTCTAGGAGGTTAAGAAGTAGTGCTAGCAAAGAAAAAGATGTCTCTGGTACCCCTGCCAAGACTCCACAAAAGAAGGCTACTGTTGTTGGTCCTAAGAAGCAGTGGAGTAAGGTTATTGGACCCTCTGAGTCCAAGAAGAAAAGCCTGAAGAGAAAGGTTGTCTCCTCAAGTGATTCAGACTTTGAGGATGATGCTGCAGCACCTATTGCAGCATCCTCACAGAAGGCTGCTAAGAAAAAGAAGACTGTGGAAGATATTCCTCCTGTTCCTATTGATAATATATCCTTCCATCGTGTAGAAAATGCAGAAAGGTGGAAAATTGTGGTTAACAGAAGATTAGCTTTGGAAAGAAACTTGCATGAAGACTTTCTTGAATGTCAAGAGATTATGGACTTGATCAATAAGGCTGGGCTGCTGAAGACTGTGACTGGTCTTGGAAACTGTTATGAGAAATTGACCAGAGAATTCTTGGTCAATGTTACAGCTGATTGTGGTAATCCTCTGAGCTCTGAGTACTTGAAAGTTTTTGTTAGAGGAAGATGTGTGGACTTCTCTCCAGCCATCATCAATCAAAGTCTGGGAAGGAGTACTGATCCCTCACCTGAGTTAGAAGTATCTATGAAAAAGATCTGCAGCATTCTCACAGGTGGTGGTATGAAGACTTGGCCTAGGACTGGAAAGTTGCCTGCTGCAAAATTGACTGCCAAATATGCACTTCTCAACAAAATTGCAGCTTCTAACTGGGTCCCCACTACACATTCCAACAGTGTAGCTACAGGTCTGGcaaaatttatatatgctgtaggtaCTGGTACATGCTATGATTATGGCACTCATATTTTTCATGCTACAATTCTCCATGGCTCTTCTACTGCTGTAAAAATGCCTATAGCATTTCCCACTCTGATCTGTAGTATTATCTTGTCTCAACATCCTGACATCTGCACTAACTCTGATGTGCCTGTCTCTAGACCCTCAGCTTTAACCATGGATTTTAGATTATTGGAAGGAAAACATGTTGCAGACATTGCTGTAGCATCTTTGAAGACACCAGCTGTAGGTATGACCAAGAGACAGATGATTGCTAATCTCAGGGAGGTTAGTAATATGCTAGGTGAGAAGAAGGAGCTGGTAGATGGTGTAATCCAAGCCTTGGAGCTTGAGCAGTCACAAGCAAATGAGGATGGAGTTGGTCCTTCCCATGGTGCTTcccatgatgatgatcttgcAGGAGGTGACACTGTTGAAGAGGAGATGGCCTCTGATGAAAGTCCCTCAATATGA
- the LOC123923968 gene encoding E3 ubiquitin-protein ligase SINA-like 10: MEPCTKDSDKIIDSGQDVSKDNSVTVLTSNPKVINCCICFQSLSIPVFQCDNGHIVCSTCCSKLRNKCQKCSLPISSKRYKANENPLQSIQMSCQNEKYGCRETISHSGKRKHEEECIYLPCYCPLSGCNFVASLEMLSNHFSHKHGDSLIEFSYGDTFIVSLKSNDETIVLQEENDGKLFILNNSTMLSGNAINISCIDTNSSEAGYSYDILARSKMCSLKFHSSPKNVQWATLATLSPQFLVIPFGYFSSSETPELEICITPKMQIFVMTLTGKMIPMRVESSDTIANVKAKILDKETIPVHQQHLMFSDKPLDDSQTLANYNIQEKSTLNLILRLP, encoded by the exons ATGGAGCCATGCACCAAAGACAGTGACAAGATCATTGATTCAGGACAAGATGTTAGTAAAGATAACTCTGTTACTGTGTTGACTTCCAATCCAAAAGTGATTAATTGCTGCATTTGTTTTCAGTCCTTAAGTATTCCCGTCTTTCAG TGTGATAATGGCCATATTGTTTGTTCTACCTGCTGTTCAAAACTTCGCAACAAGTGTCAGAAGTGCTCATTGCCCATTAGCTCAAAACGCTATAAAGCCAATGAGAATCCATTGCAATCTATCCAAATGTCGTGCCAGAATGAAAAATATGGCTGTAGGGAGACAATAAGTCACAGTGGAAAGAGGAAACATGAAGAAGAATGCATCTACTTGCCATGTTACTGTCCCCTTTCAGGTTGCAATTTTGTTGCCTCATTAGAAATGTTGTCCAACCATTTCAGCCATAAACACGGGGATTCTCTGATTGAATTTTCTTATGGTGACACTTTCATTGTCTCCTTGAAGTCTAATGATGAAACCATCGTCCTTCAAGAGGAAAATGATGGCAAACTATTTATTCTCAACAATAGTACTATGCTTTCAGGAAATGCAATCAATATTAGCTGCATTGATACTAACTCTTCTGAGGCTGGGTATAGTTATGATATATTGGCTAGGTCTAAGATGTGCAGTCTGAAGTTTCATTCTTCTCCGAAGAATGTCCAATGGGCTACTTTAGCAACTCTTTCACCACAATTCCTCGTGATTCCATTTGGTTATTTTAGTTCTTCTGAAACTCCCGAGCTAGAAATTTGCATAACCCCTAAG ATGCAAATCTTCGTAATGACTCTGACTGGAAAGATGATCCCTATGAGGGTTGAGAGTTCGGACACGATCGCCAATGTGAAGGCAAAGATTCTTGACAAGGAAACAATCCCAGTGCACCAGCAACATCTGATGTTTTCCGATAAGCCACTAGATGACAGCCAGACCCTTGCTAATTATAACATCCAAGAGAAGTCAACTCTCAACCTCATTCTCCGCCTTCCCTAG